The genomic interval TGATAAGGTAGTTATGAAATATGAACAAAATGGTGTGAAAGTTCAATTGAGCGGATTGAATGCGGAAAGTAATCAATTACTGGAAAAACTGACAGCCCACCCCAAAACAGAGAACCTGCAAGAAGCGGTTAATGAATAATAAACGATTTAAAAGCATCCAGATGCTCCATTGCAGCATCTGGATGCTTTTTTTATTTCATGATAATATCTTTGCAGAATATCTTGTTCCTTTATCAATGTGGAAAAAATAGTGTTGAATAATTGTGTTTTATACATAAGCAACTATGGGAGAGTTTTTGTGAAACAAAATATACAAAAAATGTTATCGGCAATCCCGATGGCTTTTATGTTTTTTGCATTTTATATAGGAGTTTCAGTAGAAAAGGCTCTCAATTTTGGGGTCTTTGGAATTGGTTGGATTTGGATTATGGCAGGTGAGCTTATCCATAATATTAGATGGTTTTTGGCATTAACAGTAACATATTATGTTGTGAAGTATTTGGTTATAGAACTGATTTCAAAATTAAAAAAGACCCACTGAAGTAGCGTTCTTTTATTTTTGATGACTGTAATTATTTTATAAGAATACAATGAGGCTGACCTTATAATAAAAACTTCGGCATTCTTTATAAGACGAGGTGAATGCCGACTGAATAAGTTATTTTGCCATTGCAAAAGAAAGTCAGGGACGCTGATTGGTTTGGAGTTGGAGCATCCATACAATTAATCATCCCCGGGATAATCTTTTGAGTATCTTTTGTCGGTAGGTTTGGTAGGCGGAGTTGAGATGCAACTTTCTTTTTTGAACGAACGCTTCGGCTTCTTTCTGTTTCTGTGCCTTGCTGTTTTGTGTTTCACCCGTGGCATAGGTTAATAAATCCCCGGAAGTTGTGCTTTCCCCGGTCTTTTTGTCTTCATTTTCTTCAGGAACAAAGCCGGCATTTTTAAGCATTTTGTATGCCTGATTGAGTTCTGGTGATAGGCCTGGCAACTCATCCCGTAGATCAAGCTTTTTACCTTTGCCTGGCAAGTCGTCAAAATCACCATTCTCGATTGCTTCCTTGATTTTGTCTTCCACGATCAAGTACATGGTCATCCTCCCTTTTAAGTGAAACTTTTTCTACACTTATGTTTGTTTTCCTGAGAAGATTCATGTTAATCTCCTCCAACAGTACACGTTTATACCTATATTATATCATAGGATGACACTTTCTTGACGGCATGTATCTTGCTTGATTGGTTTTTAAAAGATAAGTTTTCTTGGCTGGTACGGGGTGTGAACAGAGGTATCGAAAAAAATCGATACCTTTGTTCGTTGAGGTATAAGGGATATCCACGGTTCACGGCGAACATCAACCCTGTGAGACCGACTACAACCAGAGTTTGTGCCTTAATTCAGAACTTATGAATTGTTATTTACTTGCGATAGCTGTTTTTTAGCCATAAGTTCATTGGCTGCTTCCAGTTCCTTATGTTCATCCACTGAATCGCCGGCAGGATTGTCCTCCTCTTTAAAAGGATGATTAGCATCCAGTCCGTCGCTAATGCTTAACTCGCCGTCCATATTCGCTTGTGCTGGCTGATCAAATTTCTTTTTATGTTGTTTTTTCATTTCATTCACCTCACTACATAAGTTGTGTTGTACATATGTTTTTATGTCTTCTTTTTCACCCTTGTAATACGATGTACATCGTATTACAATAACAGGAGAGGTGATGTGAAAATGGACCGTGAGATTATGAAAGGCAGTATCGATATTTTGTTGCTCAATTTACTGAATGGAAAAGATATGTATGGTTATGAAATGGTTAAAGTGTTAAAAGAAAAGAGTGAACAGCTTTATAACATGGGGGAAGGGACGCTTTATCCGGCATTGAAACGGATGGAGAAAAAACAGTGGCTCCATTCCTATTGGCATGACACTGACCATGGACGGCGAAAGTATTATCGAATCACTGATGACGGGAAAGCGGAATTGGAAAAAAAGCTGACGGAATGGAACAATGTCCATAATCTTATTACGAAAACTTCGGGGGACATATCATGAATCGATTGGAAAAGCATGTTCAAAAAATGCTGGAACAAACACAGAGTGCAAATGGTGAACGGGAAGAATTGCGCGAGGAGCTCCTCAGCCATTTGGAGGAAGCGAAACAGCATTATATGAATGAAGGTTTGACAGAAAAACAAGCAGAAAAGCGGGCAATAGTGGAGTTTGGAAATTCTAATAACGCGGGTCATCAGCTGCAGGAGGCGATGTATCCGTACCAGCGTGGACTTTTGTACACGATTGGTATGGGAAGCATTCTGTTTGGTGTGCTTAATTTTATGAGTGCTGCGTTTTTGCTGCATGACCCCATTCCCATATGGCTTGCGATTCAATTTTTTACAGGAAGTCTTGTTACATTAGCCGCCATTAATATTTCAATTGCAGGAAGGTACGTTTACCTGCTTCATTTAGTGTTGTTTATCAACGTTATCTGGAATGGGATTAATCTTCTAACCTTACAAGGGTCCCAGTGGCAGATCATCATATTCGGTATTTATGCATTGCTTTTGGTTGGAATGGGTATCGTTGCCATCATTCGCAATTCGTATTATTCAAACAACCTGACTGACAATAAACAACAGAAACGCGGACTTGTGTTGACCAGCTATGTAGTGAATTTGTTATTCGGTGTTGCTGTCGTTTGTGTGAGTTTATTCTTTCTTTGGGCGTTTCTGTTTACTATGGAAAGAAGCCTATTCGCTCTTTTGAATATTGCTCCGATTATTATATGGCTAATCGCGTATAAATTTCAAATGGGTCATATTACAAAGAAACCGCTAATTTCCATCATAACGGGATTTGTTATTTCAGTGTTGTCTATCGCTATCCCGTTGTCCATTCTGATTCTTATCCCAGGAAGGTGGCTTTAGGATATGTCGCTAAAAATGAAAAATATCAGTTTCATCACCGGTATGTTGATGTTGTTTTTAATTTTATGGGGAACAGGGTCGCTGGCAAGCGAGCCGGATGGATTTTCCGGATTCGGTCGGTCAACGGACATTGCCCCGGATGATAGCGAACTTGTATTTTCCTACTATGATGGTGATGATGCCGCGTTATATACCGTTCCTGTCAGCGGCGGGAAAGCGGAACTTTTGGCAAAGCCAGAGGAAGGGAAGTCGTTTCTTAACCCGACATTTTCTCCGAATGGGGAAAAGGTTGCCTTTGTCGAACAGTGGGAAACAGAGGACAAAAGATACAGCCAGCTGCGAATACTCAAGCGAAAAAAGAAGTCAGTGGCACAACGGGTCAATACAGATGGCTATGTCACCGAGGCAGCCTTTTCGTCGGACGGCAAATCATTGTATTTCCTCAAAGCTGGCACATATAAAAATTATTCACCCATTGCTTCCAAAAGGCCACACGACTTTGACATTTTTCGTCTAGATTTACAAACAGGGGAAACGAAACAAATAACATCCAAAAAGGCATACGACATGTCATCTCTGGAAGTAACACCGGATGGTAGCAAGCTGATGTACAGAACATACCAGGATACGGATCAGCTTGTGTTTCGTTCTATCAAGGATGGGAAGGAGAAGACCATGGTACCTATGGGTGATTTTGCCTCCAAAGCGCCGATTTTTTCATCACCGACACTGTCACCAGATGGTGAGCATGTTGTTTTTACTGATGTAGCTACGAAAGATGAAGATGGTATTTTCGTTTACGAAGCCTTTCGAATGGATATAGAAACAAAGCAGGCAAAGCAACTTACTTCCTTCTATGAGCATGTGACAAGTCCGACATTCTTCCATAATGAGAATAAACTGATTGTCACAGTAGATAAAAATTTTGCCGGTCGAGATCCGGAGTACAGTTATTGGCAGATTCGCATGGATAGCGAAAAACGGAAACGTGTGTCGATCGAGATGCCTGATGAGTTGGGAAACGGTTGAATATGAACGTTTCCCCAGTTCAAATAGCTGTCTTTTACTACATTTTTGTGTAAAATAGCAATCACAAGGAAATATAATAAGTAGTTTCTATCAGGCAGCTTTGAGGGGGAAACGGTTTTGAAAGTAATTGGAATATCCGGATCTATAGTTGGATCAAAAACACGAATTGCTGTGCAACATATTTTAAATAGAATCAATCAGGAACATGAGGAAATAGACGCAGAACTAATCGATTTAAGTTCGTATCAGCTTGTTTTTAGTGACGGTCGGGATTACCGGGAGTATACAGGTGATACCAAAGAGGTATTGGAGAAAGTAATGGAAGCAGATGCTTATATTATTGGAACGCCGATATTCCAAGCATCGATTCCAGGTACGTTAAAGAACTTATTTGACTTGTTGCCGAATAATGCTTTCCAGGATAAAGTTGTGGGTATTGTTGCGACGGCAGGTTCCGGCAAACATTATCTTGTACCGGAACATCAACTTAAACCAGTCCTTTCCTATATGAAAGCAGTTATCATTCCGAAATATGTGTTTGTGGAGGAAAAACATTATTATCAGAAACGACTTGTTGATGATGATACGATTTTCAGACTGAACAGGCTAGCCGATGATACGGTGCGAGGAGTCAATGTGTTCAGCGAGATTAAAAAGGTGAAGGGATCAGCATTCCCGTTTTAAACTTATCAAGGAGATGACACGAAGAAATAATCGCAGCTTCTTCGTGTCATTTTGTATAATCTTGTTAGTAGGACTGCTACCTGAAGCAATAAACTAGAAAAGGGGGTGCTGTAGATGAAGATTCCCATCCTTTATGAAGATAATCATCTGCTTGTTGTTGAAAAACCGGTCAACATACCCGTACAAGAAGACAATACCGGTGATCCTGATGTACTGAGCATGCTGAAAGAGGATATTAAGGTGCGTTACCAGAAACCAGGAAATGTATATTTAGCACTTGTCCATCGCCTTGATCGTCCGGTTGGTGGTGTGATGGTGTTTGCTAAGACGTCCAAGGCGGCATCACGTCTGTCGGATGCCTTGCGCAGAAATACTATTGACAAACATTATCTTACGGTTGTTAGGGGCACCCCATCAAGAGATCAGGCAATTTTGGAGGATTATTTACTAAAAGATAAGCGGGAAAACAAATCACATATTGTTTCACCAAAAAATAAACAAGCGAAAAAAGCAGTGCTTTCGTATGAAGTTATTGGAAAAAATGATGACCTATGCCTTGTTTCAGTCAAGCTTCATACCGGAAGGCCGCATCAGATTCGTGTGCAGCTTGCATCCATTGGCTGTCCGATATATGGTGATCAAAAATATGGACAGGATGTAAACAAACCAGGACAACAGATTGCCTTATGGTCGCATACCCTTTCATTTGAACATCCGACGAAAAAGACTTTAACCACGATTGATTCCTTGCCGCCCAAAGCGTATCCATGGAATCTTTGGAAGGACTATTGCAATTAAAGGAGCTGGTATTGTGGGGAAATTAGTTCATACATTTACCATACCAACACATGAAAAACAGGCCTTCATCAATCTGGATCATTATTTAGATGAGATCCTTGCTGAAACTGGTGTACAGGATGGTGTCATGATTGTCTATTGTCCACATACAACGGGAGCAATAACAATAAATGAAAACGCTGATCCGGATGTCAAAACGGATTTAAAACGCGGGCTTGACGAGACATTTCCTAACAAACCGGCGTACATTCATATGGAAGGAAATTCAGACGGACATATGAAGTCGTCGGTGATTGGTGCAAGTGAAACGTTAATCATAGCAGATGGCCGTCTAGTTCTCGGCACGTGGCAGAGTGTCTATTTTTGCGAATTCGACGGACCGCGAACAAGAACGGTACATGTTAAGATACTTGAGGGTTAAAGATGAAAAACGTGGACCTGCGCAATTATTCTTTAATGAAAGGGAATCTTATCCAGGGAAACATTAATAATGGAGGGATATTCATGGCTGAATTAAAAGATCTGCAGTCAAGTCAAGATTTGGAACGGGTATGGCAACGTTCAACGGAAACGCCGGTATTACTATTCAAGCACAGTACTACGTGTCCCATCAGCGCTAATGCGTTTAAACAGTATCAAACTTTTTTGGAATCATCGGGAAGCGAAATGGATGCATACATGGTCAAGGTGATTGAAAACAGGGATATATCCAATCAAATTGCAGAACAGACTGGTGTGAAGCATGAATCACCACAAATTTTCCTTATCCGGAATAGGAAAGTCCTTTGGCACACTTCCCATTCTCAAATAACTGTTGACTCAATTGGTAACGCATTGGAAAACAAGTGAAGTAAACAAATGCTGCAGCAACCTTAGCTGTGGCATTTATTATTTCCGTATGTATAAAGCGCTTATTATGAATTTGTATCATGAATTATCAAGAATAAATCCATTCCTCTCAGACACACTATAACTAACTGAAAAAAGGAAGGTGTGTCATGACTCATGATTTATTTAAAAACACTTGGAATCAAGGTAATTGTTATTGGTATTACCGTTTTATCATTGTTTGGGATTTTTTATAACGCAAATTTGATGAATTTATTTTGGGTTAGTGTATTGCTAACAGGAATTACCTTTCTTGTTGGCGATGTACTTATACTGCGACGATTTGGCAATGTTACAGCCTCGATTGTGGATTTTCCGCTGGCTTTTATTGCACTTTGGTTATTAGGATCTATGCTTATTGAAGCTAGTGTTCCATTAGTGAGCATCTCTCTGATGGCCGCTTTTTTTATTGCCTGCTGTGAACCATTCATTCATACGTATATAAAGGAAAAAATGGAAAAAGACAGATCGAATGAAACGATTGAATCACCGGATGTTGGACGACTGCAGACAGAATTTAGCGAGGAGTTAGAATCGACTACAACCGATGGTAAAGAAAATCAACATGACCATTTATAAAGAAGAACACAGCTGTCGGCTGTCGTAAAAAAAGCAAGTTTGTTAAGGTAGGTTGTAAGTTACCATAGTTTTTTGAAATCTTACACCCCTTTATCCGTGAAAAAGTACAATTATCATTTTCATTCTTGATGTAAGTCATGTATCATAGGGAGTGGAAGCTTTATGGATGAAAAGGGAGAGGAAAAATAGTGGAAATTTTTGACGGGGGTTCCGGTGGCGGCCGGAAAATAAAATTTAATAAAAAGTTTAATTGGATCGGCTACTTAGTGCTTGCGCTCATTCTGGTGATAATTGCCGGTGTCCTCAGTCTCGGTTTAATAACGGATTATATTTGGATGGATTCGCTTGATTATGCTGGTGTTTTCACAACGATTCTATCCAGCAAAATACTTTTAGCTGTTGCTGGATTTATTTTGTTTGCAGCGGGGACATTCTTTACGTTGTATTGGATTCGGCGATCGTATATGAAGCACTTTGACCCCAACCAATTACCACCGATTTTACTGCGTCGAAAAGCAATTATCTTTATTATGATTGGCATATCAGCAATCATTGGTTTATTCGGAAGCAGTGTTATCCAAGGTATCGGCTGGGAAAGAACGCTGAAATTCCTTAATCATGTTTCATTCGGACAAACGGATCCATACTTTGATATGGATATATCCTTTTATGTGTATGTGTTACCGTTCCTGAAGTTTATTGTTTTTGTTTTAATAGGTTTGAGTGTGTTTTTCCTTTTACTGGAAATTGGGGCATATTCCGTGTTTCAAATGTATCGGCTAAGCCGTTCAGCGCAAATGCATCTGGGTACAACACTCGGTGTGATTGGCTTACTTTTAGCTGCGAACCATGTACTCCAGCCATTTGATACATTGTCAACAAACCAGGTGAATCTGTTTCAACAAAGCGTTGTAACGGGCTTGAGCTATACGGACGATCTCATTAATGTTCCGAAGGCTTATATACTGGCTGCAGTGGCAATTATTATGACTATTTGGATGATCGTTGCACTGGTTCGAGGCAGACTGCGATCTGTTGTTGTTCCCATTGCTGTTTATGTGGGGTTAGCCATTATTGGGCAGGGAGCATCAGTCGTTGTTCAGAATTTCATTGTGTCGCCAAATGAGTTTTCAAAAGAGAAACCTTATTTGGAGGATGATTTGTCGTATACCAAAGCCGCATATGACTTAGACAGTATCGAGGAAAGACAACATCCCGGCAACAAATCACTGACTCAGGAGATGGTCGAACGTAACAGCGGAACCATCGATAACGTACGAATGAATGATTCACGCCCATTGCTGGATGTTTATAACCAGCTGCAGACGTTCCGTACGTATTATGAATTTAATGATGTTGACATTGATCGTTATAAGATTGACGGCAATTACGAGCAGGTATTTTTGGGGGCAAGGGAGTTAAATACAACAGACCTCCCAAGTCAGGCTAAAACATGGGTTAACCAAAATTTACGGTATACACACGGATATGGTCTGGCTATGAGTCACGTCAATCAGGTGACACCACAGGGACAACCGGAGTACATGCTGAAAAATCTGCCCCCGGAAGGCAGTATGGATGTCGAACGTCCACAAATTTACTTTGGTGAGGAACCGTATAAAAATGTAATTGTCAATAGTAAAGTGGAAGAGTTTGACTACCCATCAGGTGATGAGAATGTGGATACACGCTTTAAAGCGAATACAGGTATCTCTCTGAGTGGTATCAATCGACTGCTGTTTGCATTAAATGAAGGCTCATTCCGTATGTTGATATCTGATCAAGTAACAAGCGACAGT from Lentibacillus cibarius carries:
- a CDS encoding permease prefix domain 1-containing protein; amino-acid sequence: MNRLEKHVQKMLEQTQSANGEREELREELLSHLEEAKQHYMNEGLTEKQAEKRAIVEFGNSNNAGHQLQEAMYPYQRGLLYTIGMGSILFGVLNFMSAAFLLHDPIPIWLAIQFFTGSLVTLAAINISIAGRYVYLLHLVLFINVIWNGINLLTLQGSQWQIIIFGIYALLLVGMGIVAIIRNSYYSNNLTDNKQQKRGLVLTSYVVNLLFGVAVVCVSLFFLWAFLFTMERSLFALLNIAPIIIWLIAYKFQMGHITKKPLISIITGFVISVLSIAIPLSILILIPGRWL
- a CDS encoding PadR family transcriptional regulator, with the translated sequence MDREIMKGSIDILLLNLLNGKDMYGYEMVKVLKEKSEQLYNMGEGTLYPALKRMEKKQWLHSYWHDTDHGRRKYYRITDDGKAELEKKLTEWNNVHNLITKTSGDIS
- a CDS encoding UPF0182 family protein, with amino-acid sequence MEIFDGGSGGGRKIKFNKKFNWIGYLVLALILVIIAGVLSLGLITDYIWMDSLDYAGVFTTILSSKILLAVAGFILFAAGTFFTLYWIRRSYMKHFDPNQLPPILLRRKAIIFIMIGISAIIGLFGSSVIQGIGWERTLKFLNHVSFGQTDPYFDMDISFYVYVLPFLKFIVFVLIGLSVFFLLLEIGAYSVFQMYRLSRSAQMHLGTTLGVIGLLLAANHVLQPFDTLSTNQVNLFQQSVVTGLSYTDDLINVPKAYILAAVAIIMTIWMIVALVRGRLRSVVVPIAVYVGLAIIGQGASVVVQNFIVSPNEFSKEKPYLEDDLSYTKAAYDLDSIEERQHPGNKSLTQEMVERNSGTIDNVRMNDSRPLLDVYNQLQTFRTYYEFNDVDIDRYKIDGNYEQVFLGARELNTTDLPSQAKTWVNQNLRYTHGYGLAMSHVNQVTPQGQPEYMLKNLPPEGSMDVERPQIYFGEEPYKNVIVNSKVEEFDYPSGDENVDTRFKANTGISLSGINRLLFALNEGSFRMLISDQVTSDSQLLDTRNIMDRVNRIAPFFTYDQDPYLVVRDDGSTVWMLDAYLTAESYPYSEAFQGETNYIRNSVKVSIDAYTGEVNFYIAEPDDPLMQTFRNIFPDLFTEDIPEDIKAHFRYPEKLFTVQASMYGTYHMSDLEVFYNREDFWQFPTEKYFNEDTTMEPYYTTLKLPNQDEEEFILMIPYTPKNRQNMIAWMGVRNDGDNYGDIFVYRFPKQRNIYGPQQIENRINQDSEISQELNLWSQGGSEVIRGNLLAIPIEDTVLYVEPIYIESNNETSLPEVKRVVLAYGDQIVMEANFDKALEEMLKTVDPKAEDEGEQGDQEDDKPDSSQPIIGAEEQLQEFSDLFKDYKQALSSGDWQKAAEIMDELEGMLDNETKVPAPDNPEPSNDKGKNSNATESSSDQKTAKDKE
- a CDS encoding RluA family pseudouridine synthase translates to MKIPILYEDNHLLVVEKPVNIPVQEDNTGDPDVLSMLKEDIKVRYQKPGNVYLALVHRLDRPVGGVMVFAKTSKAASRLSDALRRNTIDKHYLTVVRGTPSRDQAILEDYLLKDKRENKSHIVSPKNKQAKKAVLSYEVIGKNDDLCLVSVKLHTGRPHQIRVQLASIGCPIYGDQKYGQDVNKPGQQIALWSHTLSFEHPTKKTLTTIDSLPPKAYPWNLWKDYCN
- the ytxJ gene encoding bacillithiol system redox-active protein YtxJ, whose product is MAELKDLQSSQDLERVWQRSTETPVLLFKHSTTCPISANAFKQYQTFLESSGSEMDAYMVKVIENRDISNQIAEQTGVKHESPQIFLIRNRKVLWHTSHSQITVDSIGNALENK
- a CDS encoding YndM family protein, whose product is MIYLKTLGIKVIVIGITVLSLFGIFYNANLMNLFWVSVLLTGITFLVGDVLILRRFGNVTASIVDFPLAFIALWLLGSMLIEASVPLVSISLMAAFFIACCEPFIHTYIKEKMEKDRSNETIESPDVGRLQTEFSEELESTTTDGKENQHDHL
- a CDS encoding secondary thiamine-phosphate synthase enzyme YjbQ, whose amino-acid sequence is MGKLVHTFTIPTHEKQAFINLDHYLDEILAETGVQDGVMIVYCPHTTGAITINENADPDVKTDLKRGLDETFPNKPAYIHMEGNSDGHMKSSVIGASETLIIADGRLVLGTWQSVYFCEFDGPRTRTVHVKILEG
- a CDS encoding DUF1992 domain-containing protein; the protein is MYLIVEDKIKEAIENGDFDDLPGKGKKLDLRDELPGLSPELNQAYKMLKNAGFVPEENEDKKTGESTTSGDLLTYATGETQNSKAQKQKEAEAFVQKRKLHLNSAYQTYRQKILKRLSRG
- a CDS encoding NADPH-dependent FMN reductase — its product is MKVIGISGSIVGSKTRIAVQHILNRINQEHEEIDAELIDLSSYQLVFSDGRDYREYTGDTKEVLEKVMEADAYIIGTPIFQASIPGTLKNLFDLLPNNAFQDKVVGIVATAGSGKHYLVPEHQLKPVLSYMKAVIIPKYVFVEEKHYYQKRLVDDDTIFRLNRLADDTVRGVNVFSEIKKVKGSAFPF
- a CDS encoding TolB family protein, whose translation is MSLKMKNISFITGMLMLFLILWGTGSLASEPDGFSGFGRSTDIAPDDSELVFSYYDGDDAALYTVPVSGGKAELLAKPEEGKSFLNPTFSPNGEKVAFVEQWETEDKRYSQLRILKRKKKSVAQRVNTDGYVTEAAFSSDGKSLYFLKAGTYKNYSPIASKRPHDFDIFRLDLQTGETKQITSKKAYDMSSLEVTPDGSKLMYRTYQDTDQLVFRSIKDGKEKTMVPMGDFASKAPIFSSPTLSPDGEHVVFTDVATKDEDGIFVYEAFRMDIETKQAKQLTSFYEHVTSPTFFHNENKLIVTVDKNFAGRDPEYSYWQIRMDSEKRKRVSIEMPDELGNG